One Salminus brasiliensis chromosome 5, fSalBra1.hap2, whole genome shotgun sequence DNA segment encodes these proteins:
- the LOC140555481 gene encoding uncharacterized protein — MASDGSPSRDSQKKKRKTTKKGKCEDVEDAEVQVDIESLTAGGHRALQRGDCTEAVEYFKKAFKAAVKLKETKVQRACAFNLGAAYVEAGKPQKGLDFLSRAEPGERGERVADLQFNLAAAHEALENHSQAARHYLQAAQLYRSQGDGSSEGDTCIRLAHCHLRRKEWPEAVDSYLRAAESYKVAGKPASAAVALKDAGNHMLQCDCFSSDDVIGVLTECLELSANISEQESLAKVYNAVGLSFSQLKLFPEATECYELALPLVQSTPRRRAVVLQNLGAVHNTLAQFQQALEYHREAAALHGSLGSRRAQGRCFCNLGYALSELGELEEAGESYLHAQQAFKDSDDSSGQWQACEGLAGIRMRMREPEKAIIYYKQALAVLSKCKDVSSSVQESLVNKLSEALQLKLAVQQHTPIQRGPRPRRAVQERSFHRQQLRLTDTGKAEETLKEQQRREVLNSRRIEDSSQGEFRKEWRPKETYGRRNHHGDMIMPSRIANTEQPAYLNALPEANRNLNNTYEKPDVQYQNHTDSHAISQQDDPLCESSKQRPGELRSEPLLVDSTEASAPAQLESEESTPSHRKFKSRFCTVM, encoded by the exons ATGGCCTCCGATGGTTCACCATCCCGAGATTctcagaagaagaaaaggaagaccACTAAGAAAGGGAAATGTGAAGATGTCGAGGACGCAGAAGTCCAGGTGGACATAGAGAGTCTTACAGCGGGTGGACATCGTGCTCTACAGCGGGGAGACTGCACTGAGGCTGTTGAGTACTTCAAGAAGGCTTTCAAAGCTGCTGTGAAG ctcaAGGAGACTAAAGTACAGCGAGCATGTGCCTTTAACCTCGGAGCAGCATATGTGGAGGCAGGTAAGCCCCAGAAGGGGCTGGATTTTTTGTCACGAGCCGAGCCAGGTGAGAGGGGAGAGCGAGTGGCAGACCTTCAGTTTAATCTTGCAGCAGCCCATGAAGCTCTGGAGAACCACTCCCAGGCAGCCAGGCACTACCTGCAGGCTGCACAGCTCTATCGCTCACAGGGAGATGGCAGCAGTGAGGGGGACACCTGCATCAGACTGGCCCATTGTCACCTCCGCAGGAAG GAGTGGCCTGAGGCGGTAGACAGTTACCTGCGTGCAGCAGAAAGCTATAAGGTTGCAGGAAAACCTGCCTCTGCTGCGGTGGCCCTGAAGGATGCTGGGAACCACATGCTGCAGTGTGATTGCTTCTCATCAGACGATGTCATCGGTGTGCTCACAGAGTGCTTGGAGCTGAGTGCCAATATCTCAGAGCAAGAGTCTCTTG CGAAGGTGTATAATGCAGTGGGCCTGAGTTTCTCCCAGCTGAAGCTGTTTCCTGAGGCCACTGAGTGCTATGAGCTGGCTCTCCCTTTGGTCCAGTCCACACCTCGCAGGCGGGCTGTGGTACTACAGAATCTGGGTGCAGTTCACAATACCTTGGCCCAGTTTCAACAAGCCCTGGAATACCACAGAGAAGCAGCTGCTCTTCATG GATCACTGGGCAGCCGTCGGGCTCAGGGGCGCTGTTTTTGCAACCTGGGTTATGCCCTGAGTGAGCTGGGGGAGCTGGAAGAGGCAGGAGAGAGTTATCTACATGCTCAGCAAGCCTTCAAAGACAGTG ATGACTCCTCCGGGCAATGGCAGGCATGTGAAGGTCTGGCTGGAATcagaatgagaatgagagagcCAGAAAAAGCCATCATCTACTACAAACAGGCTTTAGCCGTCCTCTCCAAATGCAAG GATGTCTCTAGCTCTGTGCAGGAAAGCCTGGTCAATAAGCTGAGTGAAGCTTTGCAGCTGAAGCTGGCTGTCCAGCAG CATACACCCATACAGAGAGGTCCCCGTCCACGCCGAGCCGTCCAGGAGAGAAGCTTCCACAGGCAGCAGCTACG CCTGACTGACACAGGAAAGGCTGAGGAAACTCTAAAGGAGCAGCAAAGAAGAGAAGTGCTGAATAGCCGCAGGATAGAGGATAGCTCCCAGG GAGAGTTTAGGAAAGAATGGAGACCTAAGGAAACATATGGGCGCAGGAACCACCATGGTGACATGATAATGCCATCAAGAATAGCAAACACAGAACAGCCTGCTTACCTGAATGCACTACCAGAGGCCAATAG GAATCTGAATAACACGTACGAGAAACCTGATGTTCAATACCAGAATCACACTGACTCCCACGCCATCTCACAGCAGG ATGATCCCTTGTGTGAAAGCTCAAAGCAGAGGCCTGGCGAGTTGAGAAG TGAGCCCCTACTGGTGGACAGTACAGAGGCCTCAGCCCCTGCACAGTTGGAGAGTGAGGAGTCCACACCCTCACACAGGAAATTCAAGTCCAGATTTTGTACTGTTATGTGA